From a region of the Brachionichthys hirsutus isolate HB-005 chromosome 9, CSIRO-AGI_Bhir_v1, whole genome shotgun sequence genome:
- the LOC137899095 gene encoding uncharacterized protein, protein MDNQASHRPERRTAIISRELRKFQIDIAALSETRLADEGQLKEEKGGYTFFWKGKPANEPRIHGVGFAIKNCLINHLHELPVGVSERLMTVRLTTVISADAPTLDAQDEVKEAFSSDLDKILSEVPKEDKLILLGDFNARVGRNHHLWRGTLGRGGVGNTNSNGLLLLTKCSEHNLAITNTLFRQRTKFKTSWMHPRSKLWHLIDYIIVHSKDRRDVINTRAMTGADNCWTDHRLIRSVMSIRLMRKRRVQKRQSRPKLNLERLDDTAYRQRLQDALGAALPKQYPEDTETHWRTLSSAIMDSCKNILGHKKRRHQDWYDENDTQIQQLIDIKRQTFITWQNNIHCKQLFHFTAISSVQLTQFLTGIKTPTCSLDPIPSPLIKTCLPIISPLITRIINSSITSGSVPQSLKLAAITPILKKPGLDPENLSNFRPISNLPFLSKILERVIAAQLQTHLNSNSLFEPFQSGFRPNHSTETALIKVTNDLLLSSDSGHLSILILLDLTAAFDTISHSILLSRLKTTLNITGSALSWLQSYLTNRQQFIHINHCSSSTAPLLQGVPQGSVLGPLLFILYILPLGDIIRRHSLHFHCYADDIQLYITTNSIDSKVHSTVTNCLNDIKSWMKYNFLKVNSDKTDIILIGSKNITKSTQQFGLDFDNTTLTPSPLIRNLGVILDSTLSFHHHVRQITRTAFFHLKNIARLRPSLTFSAAETLIHAFVTSRIDYCNSILYGLPSTTLHKLQYIQNSAARLLTHTRSREHITPVLKNLHWLPVPQRIQFKVLLITFKALHNLPPPYLTDLLHHHTPSCSLRSADANLLSLPCRTKLRTWGDRAFSIAAPTLWNTLPQLLRANPDLNSFKKDLKTYLFNIAFTL, encoded by the exons ATGGACAACCAAGCCAGTCATCGACCTGAAAGGCGAACTGCCATCATCTCCAGAGAGCTAAGGAAGTTCCAGATCGACATCGCAGCACTCTCCGAGACCCGACTGGCTGATGaagggcagctgaaggaggagaaaggcggATATACTTTCTTTTGGAAAGGAAAGCCTGCTAATGAGCCACGGATCCATGGTGTGGGTTTCGCTATCAAGAACTGCCTCATCAACCACCTCCATGAACTTCCTGTGGGCGTCAGCGAGCGCCTGATGACCGTACGTCTGACCACTGTTATTAGTGCCGACGCCCCAACGCTTGATGCACAGGACGAAGTAAAGGAGGCCTTCTCCTCTGACCTGGACAAAATCCTATCAGAAGTGCCCAAGGAGGACAAGTTAATCCTGCTTGGAGATTTTAACGCCAGAGTGGGTCGAAACCACCATCTCTGGAGGGGTACGCTGGGGAGAGGAGGGGTTGGAAACACCAACTCCAACGGCTTACTACTGCTAACCAAGTGCTCAGAGCACAACCTGGCCATCACCAACACACTTTTCCGTCAGAGAACAAAGTTCAAAACATCATGGATGCATCCTCGCTCCAAACTGTGGCATCTGATCGACTATATCATTGTCCACTCCAAAgaccgccgtgatgtcatcaacaccaGAGCAATGACCGGAGCAGACAACTGCTGGACTGACCACCGCCTTATTCGCTCCGTCATGTCTATCCGCTTAATGCGGAAAAGGAGGGTGCAGAAAAGGCAGAGCCGGCCGAAGCTTAACCTCGAGCGGCTGGATGACACCGCCTACCGACAACGGCTGCAGGACGCTCTCGGCGCTGCCTTGCCCAAACAGTATCCAGAGGATACTGAGACACACTGGCGCACGCTTTCCAGTGCCATCATGGACTCCTGTAAAAACATCCTCGGTCACAAAAAGCGGAGACATCAAGACTGGTATGATGAGAACGACACACAAATTCAACAGCTCATTGACATCAAGCGGCAAACGTTCATAACCTGGCAGAATAACATCCACTGCAAG CAACTATTTCACTTCACCGCCATCTCATCTGTACAGCTCACTCAGTTTCTAACAGGCATTAAAACTCCAACCTGCTCCCTAGATCCTATTCCCTCTCCACTCATTAAAACTTGTCTCCCCATAATCTCGCCGCTGATCACTAGAATCATAAACTCCTCAATCACTTCTGGTTCTGTTCCACAGTCTCTCAAGTTGGCAGCTATTACCCCAATACTTAAAAAACCTGGTCTTGACCCTGAAAATCTATCAAATTTCCGGCCCATATCCAACCTCCCCTTCCTGTCTAAAATTCTAGAGCGTGTCATTGCTGCACAACTTCAGACTCACCTCAACTCCAACAGTCTGTTTGAACCATTCCAGTCCGGTTTCCGTCCAAACCACAGCACTGAAACAGCATTAATCAAAGTCACCAatgatctcctcctctcctccgactCCGGCCATCTAAGCATCCTCATCCTTCTGGACCTCACCGCAGCATTTGACACCATCAGCCATTCCATCCTCCTATCCCGCCTCAAGACTACCCTCAACATCACCGGCTCCGCTCTGTCCTGGCTTCAGTCCTACCTCACAAACCGACAACAGTTCATTCACATCAaccactgctcctcctctacAGCCCCGCTATTACAAGGTGTCCCCCAAGGTTCAGTGCttggtcctctcctcttcatcctctacaTCCTCCCACTTGGCGACATCATCCGTCGTCATTCTCTCCATTTTCACTGTTATGCTGACGACATACAACTATACATTACCACTAACTCCATAGACTCCAAGGTCCATTCCACAGTCACCAACTGTTTGAATGACATCAAAAGTTGGATGAAATACAATTTTCTTAAAGTAAACAGTGACAAAACAGACATTATCCTCATTGGTtcaaaaaatatcacaaaatccACCCAACAGTTTGGGCTCGATTTCGACAATACCACCCTGACTCCCTCCCCACTTATCCGCAACCTTGGCGTCATCCTCGATTCTACActgtcatttcatcatcatgtaAGACAAATAACCCGGACTGCATTCTTTCACCTCAAGAACATAGCTCGCCTCCGTCCATCACTCACCTTCTCTGCTGCCGAAACCCTGATCCATGCCTTCGTCACTTCCAGAATCGACTACTGCAATAGCATTCTCTATGGACTACCATCAACAACCCTACataaactgcaatacattcaaaactctgctgctcgcctccttacccacacccgctcccgtgaacacatcaccccggtccttaaaaaccttcattggctcccggtcccccaacgcatacagttcaaagtcctcctcatcactttcaaagctctccataatctgccccccccctacctcacagatctgctccaccatcacaccccatcttgttccctccgctccgcagacgccaacctcctctccctcccctgtaggaccaagctccgaacctggggtGATAGAGCTTTTtccattgctgcacccacactttggaacacactcccacaactGCTACGAGCAAACCCGgatctaaattcatttaaaaaagatcttAAAACGTATCTGTTTAACATTGCTTTTACTTTATAA